In Massilia antarctica, the following are encoded in one genomic region:
- a CDS encoding HAD family hydrolase, which yields MKNLALFDLDHTLLPIDSDHEWGEFLVRTGAVDSVEFKRRNDEFYAQYQAGTLDPVEYLEFALGTLARFPRKELDAMHAQFMAEVIEPAILPRARELLRQHIDAGDLVAIITATNRYVTAPIARALGVEHLIAAVPEEDANGNLTGKLVGVPTSGAGKVTHTHAWLAQFGTPLDGFGRSHFYSDSHNDIPLLSVVTHPVATNPNAALATHATRLGWPLLHLFND from the coding sequence ATGAAGAACCTGGCGCTGTTTGACCTGGACCATACCCTGCTGCCGATCGATTCGGACCACGAATGGGGCGAATTTTTAGTCCGCACCGGCGCCGTCGATTCCGTCGAATTCAAGCGCCGCAACGATGAATTTTATGCCCAGTACCAGGCCGGCACGCTCGACCCGGTCGAGTACCTCGAATTCGCGCTCGGCACCCTGGCGCGCTTTCCGCGCAAGGAACTCGACGCCATGCACGCGCAATTCATGGCCGAAGTGATCGAGCCGGCCATCCTGCCGCGCGCGCGTGAGCTGCTGCGCCAGCACATCGATGCCGGCGACCTGGTGGCCATCATCACCGCCACCAACCGCTACGTCACCGCGCCGATCGCCAGGGCGCTGGGGGTGGAGCACCTGATCGCCGCGGTCCCCGAAGAAGACGCCAACGGCAACCTGACCGGCAAGCTGGTGGGCGTGCCGACATCGGGCGCCGGCAAGGTCACCCACACCCACGCCTGGCTGGCGCAGTTCGGCACGCCGCTGGACGGCTTCGGGCGCAGCCATTTCTACAGCGATTCGCACAACGATATCCCGCTTCTGTCCGTCGTCACCCACCCCGTCGCGACCAACCCGAACGCCGCGCTGGCGACCCATGCCACACGCCTTGGCTGGCCTTTACTCCATCTATTCAATGATTAA
- a CDS encoding DNA-binding protein yields MDFIFEFRYRLSGDDDNQDDIVGRLEKEDCTDALVGIGRPGRIALEFCREAGSALAAMTSALADVKRAIPTARLIGVGPDLVGLTDIAGFAEVSRQNMHKLAYNNAATFPVPVHAGSTTLWHLDEVLRWMMPRGTYPIEPGTLEVASIAKQLNFAIQARHIEPELFRQVQALLA; encoded by the coding sequence ATGGATTTCATCTTTGAGTTCAGGTATCGATTGTCCGGCGATGACGACAATCAGGATGACATTGTCGGTCGCCTGGAAAAAGAGGATTGCACCGATGCACTGGTCGGTATCGGGCGGCCGGGACGTATTGCACTGGAATTTTGCCGCGAGGCTGGTAGTGCATTGGCCGCGATGACTAGCGCGCTTGCCGACGTCAAGCGCGCTATCCCCACGGCACGGCTCATCGGCGTGGGACCTGACCTCGTGGGGCTGACCGACATTGCCGGGTTTGCTGAAGTCAGTCGCCAAAACATGCATAAACTGGCGTACAACAACGCCGCCACGTTTCCCGTGCCGGTGCATGCTGGAAGTACGACCTTGTGGCACCTCGATGAGGTTCTTCGTTGGATGATGCCGCGCGGGACTTACCCGATCGAGCCGGGCACCTTGGAGGTGGCGTCGATCGCCAAGCAACTCAATTTCGCCATACAGGCTCGCCATATCGAGCCTGAGTTATTCCGTCAAGTGCAGGCATTGCTGGCCTGA
- the hda gene encoding DnaA regulatory inactivator Hda, with amino-acid sequence MKQLVLDLGAEQAHSLDTFEVGQNAELAHLMHQFAERRSREHFAYLWGETGAGKTHLLQALAATPCSRYIACDAPESEFTYAPETTLYLLDDCEKLSPQAQIDAFALFNQIREHGAYMVSTGPVPPVVLPVREDLRTRMGWGLIYQIHGLADEQKIAALTHAAEARGLTLSASVLPYLLSHFKRDMRSLSTMLDALDQYSLETQRPVTLPLLRDLLLQANPQADTKE; translated from the coding sequence ATGAAACAGCTGGTACTCGATTTGGGCGCAGAGCAGGCGCACAGCCTCGATACCTTCGAGGTAGGGCAAAATGCCGAACTGGCGCATCTGATGCACCAGTTCGCGGAGCGTCGTTCGCGCGAACATTTCGCCTACCTGTGGGGCGAAACCGGCGCCGGCAAGACCCACCTGCTGCAAGCGTTGGCCGCCACGCCGTGCTCGCGCTACATCGCCTGCGACGCCCCCGAGTCCGAATTCACCTACGCGCCCGAGACCACCCTGTACCTGCTCGACGACTGCGAGAAGCTCTCGCCGCAAGCCCAGATCGACGCTTTCGCCCTGTTCAACCAGATCCGCGAACACGGCGCCTACATGGTCAGCACCGGGCCGGTGCCGCCGGTGGTGCTGCCGGTGCGCGAAGACCTGCGCACGCGCATGGGATGGGGACTGATCTACCAGATCCACGGCCTGGCCGACGAACAGAAGATTGCCGCCCTCACGCATGCCGCCGAAGCGCGCGGTTTGACCTTGTCGGCCAGCGTGTTACCCTATCTGCTGTCCCATTTCAAGCGCGACATGCGCTCCCTGTCGACGATGCTAGACGCACTCGATCAGTATTCCCTCGAAACCCAGCGGCCGGTGACCCTGCCGTTGCTGCGCGATTTACTATTACAAGCCAACCCGCAAGCGGACACCAAAGAATGA
- the pcnB gene encoding polynucleotide adenylyltransferase PcnB, translating into MIKKFIRKMLGVKEKQPVRDLTEPIVLGPAEHGIDPKLLSSNAIRVTQTLQEAGFKAFVVGGAVRDLLLSVKPKDFDIATDATPEQVKRLFRRAFIIGKRFQIVHVMFGSDLLEVTTFRGAGESNAPKDEHGRVLRDNNFGPQHEDAMRRDFTINAMYYDPATQVVLDYHGGIADIRDKTLRIIGQPEARYREDPVRLLRVVRFAARLGFTIEPHTREPIPVMAPLINNVPAARVFDEMLKLLMSGHALACLQQLRKEGLHHGLLPLLDVVLEQPIGMKFVTLALESTDNRIKAGKGVSPGFLFASLLWHQVVEKWTAYRAAGESPIPALHLAADDVLDSQTEKLALQRKIGSDMRDIWSMQPRFERRNGKAPYKLLEHPRFRAGYDFLLLRCESGEIEMEIGEWWTAFYEGDAVERETLLTTAGAAPSGAKRKRPPRRAPRNRAGGEGGDTTTSTTGSTSGDE; encoded by the coding sequence ATGATTAAAAAATTCATCCGCAAAATGCTCGGCGTCAAAGAGAAGCAGCCAGTGCGCGACCTGACCGAACCCATCGTCCTGGGACCGGCGGAACACGGAATCGATCCCAAGCTGCTGTCGTCGAACGCGATCCGCGTGACCCAGACATTGCAGGAGGCGGGCTTCAAGGCGTTCGTGGTGGGCGGCGCCGTGCGCGACCTGCTGCTGTCGGTCAAGCCGAAGGACTTCGACATCGCCACCGACGCCACGCCAGAACAGGTCAAGCGCCTGTTCCGGCGTGCCTTCATCATCGGCAAGCGCTTCCAGATCGTGCACGTGATGTTCGGCTCCGACCTGCTGGAGGTCACCACCTTCCGCGGCGCCGGCGAGTCCAACGCTCCCAAGGATGAACACGGACGGGTCCTGCGCGACAATAATTTCGGTCCCCAGCACGAAGACGCCATGCGGCGCGACTTCACCATCAACGCCATGTACTACGACCCGGCCACGCAAGTGGTGCTGGACTACCATGGCGGCATCGCCGACATCCGCGACAAGACCCTGCGTATCATCGGCCAGCCGGAAGCGCGCTACCGCGAAGACCCGGTGCGCCTGTTGCGCGTGGTGCGCTTCGCCGCGCGCCTCGGTTTTACCATCGAGCCGCACACGCGCGAACCGATTCCCGTCATGGCGCCCTTGATCAACAACGTGCCGGCCGCGCGCGTGTTCGACGAAATGCTCAAGCTGCTCATGAGCGGCCACGCGCTGGCCTGCCTGCAGCAGCTGCGCAAGGAAGGCCTGCATCACGGCCTGCTGCCGCTGCTCGACGTGGTGCTGGAGCAGCCGATCGGCATGAAGTTCGTCACCCTGGCGCTCGAATCGACCGACAACCGCATCAAGGCTGGCAAGGGCGTCTCGCCGGGCTTCCTGTTTGCGTCGCTGCTGTGGCACCAGGTGGTGGAAAAATGGACCGCCTACCGCGCGGCGGGCGAGTCGCCGATTCCGGCGCTGCACTTGGCGGCCGACGACGTGCTCGATTCGCAGACCGAAAAACTGGCCCTGCAGCGCAAGATCGGCTCGGACATGCGCGATATCTGGTCGATGCAGCCGCGCTTCGAGCGGCGCAACGGCAAGGCCCCGTACAAGCTGCTGGAACACCCGCGCTTCCGCGCCGGCTACGACTTCCTGCTGCTGCGCTGCGAGTCGGGCGAGATCGAGATGGAGATCGGCGAATGGTGGACCGCTTTCTATGAAGGCGACGCCGTCGAACGCGAAACCCTGCTCACCACCGCCGGCGCCGCACCAAGCGGCGCCAAGCGCAAGCGCCCGCCGCGCCGCGCGCCGCGCAACCGTGCCGGTGGCGAAGGCGGCGACACCACCACCAGCACCACCGGCAGCACCAGCGGCGACGAATGA
- the purM gene encoding phosphoribosylformylglycinamidine cyclo-ligase, with protein MSQLSNVSLSYRDAGVDIDAGDALVEAIKPFAKKTMREGVMGGIGGFGALFEISKKFKEPVLVSGTDGVGTKLRLAFELNRHDTVGIDLVAMSVNDILVQGAEPLFFLDYFACGKLDVPTATAVVKGIAQGCEQAGCALIGGETAEMPSMYPAGEYDLAGFAVGAVEKSKIIDGTKITPGDVVLGLASSGVHSNGYSLVRKIIEVAKPDLNADFHGRPLADVLMEPTRIYVKPLLALMESMEVKGMVHITGGGLVENVPRVLQPGLTAVLDSKAWTMPPLFQWLQQHGGVADAEMHRVFNCGIGMIVIVSKENADAAFAQLQAAGEKVSRIGVIRAREGDEHQTIVS; from the coding sequence ATGAGCCAACTTTCTAATGTTTCCCTCTCCTACCGCGACGCCGGTGTCGATATCGATGCCGGAGACGCCCTGGTCGAAGCGATCAAGCCGTTTGCCAAGAAAACCATGCGCGAAGGCGTCATGGGCGGCATCGGCGGTTTCGGCGCGCTGTTCGAGATCAGCAAGAAGTTCAAGGAGCCGGTGCTGGTGTCCGGCACCGACGGCGTGGGCACCAAGCTCAGGCTCGCGTTCGAACTGAACCGCCATGACACGGTCGGCATCGACCTGGTCGCCATGAGCGTCAACGATATCCTGGTGCAGGGCGCCGAGCCGCTGTTCTTCCTCGATTATTTCGCTTGCGGCAAGCTCGACGTGCCGACCGCGACCGCCGTCGTCAAGGGCATCGCCCAGGGCTGCGAGCAGGCCGGTTGCGCCCTGATCGGCGGCGAAACGGCGGAAATGCCGAGCATGTATCCGGCCGGCGAGTACGACCTGGCCGGTTTCGCGGTCGGCGCGGTGGAAAAATCGAAGATCATCGACGGCACCAAGATCACCCCGGGCGACGTGGTGCTGGGCCTGGCATCGTCCGGTGTGCACTCGAACGGTTACTCCCTGGTGCGCAAGATCATCGAGGTGGCCAAGCCGGACCTGAACGCGGACTTCCACGGCCGTCCGCTGGCCGACGTGCTGATGGAGCCGACCCGTATTTACGTCAAGCCGCTGCTGGCGCTGATGGAATCGATGGAAGTCAAAGGCATGGTGCATATCACCGGCGGCGGGCTGGTTGAAAACGTGCCGCGCGTGCTGCAGCCGGGGCTGACGGCGGTGCTCGACTCGAAGGCATGGACCATGCCGCCGCTGTTCCAGTGGCTGCAGCAGCACGGCGGCGTGGCCGACGCTGAAATGCACCGCGTGTTCAACTGCGGCATCGGCATGATCGTGATCGTGTCGAAAGAAAATGCGGATGCGGCGTTTGCCCAGTTGCAGGCAGCTGGCGAGAAGGTGTCGCGCATCGGCGTCATCCGCGCACGCGAGGGTGACGAGCACCAGACGATCGTCAGCTGA
- a CDS encoding DMT family protein has product MHIPVIVQTTGLLILSNVFMTIAWYGHLKNMSSKAWWYAALVSWGIALFEYLLQVPANRIGNTQYSLAQLKILQEAITLTVFVPFAMFYMGQPFKLDYVWAGLCLVGAVYFIFRS; this is encoded by the coding sequence ATGCACATTCCCGTCATCGTCCAGACCACTGGACTGCTGATCCTGTCGAACGTCTTCATGACGATTGCCTGGTACGGCCACCTCAAGAACATGTCGAGCAAGGCCTGGTGGTACGCCGCCCTGGTCAGCTGGGGCATCGCGCTGTTCGAGTACCTGCTGCAGGTGCCGGCCAACCGCATCGGGAACACGCAGTACAGCCTGGCGCAGCTCAAGATTTTGCAGGAAGCGATCACCCTGACGGTGTTCGTGCCGTTCGCGATGTTCTACATGGGCCAGCCCTTCAAGCTCGACTACGTCTGGGCCGGGCTGTGCCTGGTGGGCGCGGTCTACTTCATCTTCCGCAGCTGA
- a CDS encoding alpha/beta hydrolase: MRFLALLLAAGLAGCGTMQIEEKSFIHPDGKDAPVLARVDAAALLPAYTVTEETLLTPDGATLRGLRLTRPDAATTLLYFGGNAFHIDQHAREVLPLLAACGSNVAVFDYRGYGRSSGVPTVANMQADALRMFDHVNAIHPGQVAVHGQSLGSFMAAYVASQRPVARGMVLEATATTVQEWTDANVPWYLTLFLKVEVADTLRGVDNQAVVGAWHGPSLVLSGEKDELIPLAMSRKVYDAIPGENKQWHVARGASHNGILGNPDVSPVLCGFVRKL, translated from the coding sequence ATGCGTTTTCTGGCTTTATTACTCGCAGCCGGCCTGGCCGGCTGCGGCACCATGCAGATCGAAGAGAAAAGTTTCATTCATCCCGACGGCAAGGATGCGCCCGTGCTGGCGCGCGTCGATGCCGCCGCGCTGCTGCCCGCCTACACGGTGACCGAGGAGACGCTGCTCACGCCCGACGGCGCCACCCTGCGCGGCCTGCGCCTGACCCGCCCGGACGCGGCCACCACCTTGCTTTACTTCGGCGGCAACGCCTTCCACATCGATCAGCATGCGCGGGAAGTGCTGCCGCTGCTGGCCGCCTGCGGCAGCAACGTGGCCGTGTTCGACTACCGCGGCTACGGCCGCAGCAGCGGCGTGCCGACCGTGGCAAACATGCAGGCCGACGCGCTGCGCATGTTCGACCATGTCAATGCCATCCATCCGGGCCAGGTGGCCGTGCACGGCCAGTCGCTGGGCAGCTTCATGGCGGCCTACGTGGCGAGCCAGCGGCCGGTAGCCAGGGGCATGGTGCTCGAAGCGACCGCCACCACCGTGCAGGAATGGACCGACGCCAACGTGCCCTGGTACCTGACACTGTTTTTGAAGGTGGAGGTGGCCGACACCTTGCGCGGCGTGGACAACCAAGCGGTCGTGGGCGCCTGGCATGGTCCCAGCCTGGTGCTGTCGGGCGAGAAGGACGAACTGATCCCGCTGGCGATGTCGCGCAAGGTGTACGACGCAATCCCCGGCGAAAACAAGCAGTGGCATGTGGCCAGGGGCGCGAGCCACAATGGCATCCTGGGCAATCCGGATGTGAGCCCGGTCCTGTGCGGCTTTGTGCGCAAGCTGTAG
- the folK gene encoding 2-amino-4-hydroxy-6-hydroxymethyldihydropteridine diphosphokinase has translation MIAYVGIGANLGEARANVADALARLATLDGSRLLAQSSAYRSAPIDSSGDDYINAVACIDTTMSAPDLLVALQAIELAHGRERPYRNAPRTLDLDILLYNDERIDSASLQVPHPRMLERAFVLVPLLEIAPDIGVPGHGPARQFLSAVGGQIIERLN, from the coding sequence ATGATCGCCTACGTCGGCATCGGCGCCAACCTGGGTGAGGCGCGCGCCAACGTGGCCGACGCCCTGGCGCGCCTGGCCACGCTGGACGGCAGCCGCCTGCTGGCGCAATCGTCGGCCTACCGCAGCGCGCCCATCGACTCCTCGGGCGACGACTACATCAACGCCGTCGCATGCATCGACACCACGATGAGCGCGCCGGACTTGCTGGTGGCGCTGCAGGCAATCGAACTGGCGCACGGACGCGAACGGCCCTACCGCAACGCCCCGCGCACGCTCGACCTCGACATCCTGCTGTACAACGATGAACGGATCGACTCGGCCAGCCTGCAGGTACCGCATCCGCGCATGCTTGAACGCGCGTTCGTGCTGGTGCCGCTGCTGGAAATCGCACCGGACATCGGCGTGCCGGGACATGGGCCGGCGCGCCAATTCCTTTCCGCCGTCGGCGGCCAGATTATCGAACGACTGAACTGA